The Toxoplasma gondii ME49 chromosome XII, whole genome shotgun sequence genome includes a region encoding these proteins:
- a CDS encoding hypothetical protein (encoded by transcript TGME49_299900): protein MAPPVTGLPHSCVNAAIFACRTRRNLPFLLCKKCFFSSENQSCEGQRRANSWCLGRRRAFHERHFFANSKGCCAYPRRRGGPQKRPPARAGEKGLPFLSFFRSGLSQLSAADFPLGEISFVMTADAPAVAPLAEADDAAQASGAPQKQAVREATGFFPSSNEVPPVAHHEFPEAPDPAVMETSLNDLMNEENRAQWLLGTYRADADGLAEAAADKKTQIAVFRATALHRLTRQRWLLKPLRAKVLQNIASFSVEDIASLARFMHQVGYLRTDFLYAASPVIAKNAQLASPATCCLLLDAFAAHRFHPEQAIRALCDQLRVSNLQELGPAQLASLLSSLARLSLRQEVLLAKASDRLLSLWSHSSSGKTPDEIPAALGTATGAVALPRRRETKPERRYSPHDVAQTVYGLTKLQYTFHPLTECVLRSVLPEVVTRMHSHQLTLAAVAIQRMREQSAVACQFSGRLKCNGRTPAEAEVSCEMQRSSSSEEQGWGLERLQEKAFCLVVDEVGKRLPQFKAESICVVLSACAALGVKDNWLVARLIAQLPRLLLTFYPDDVVVLADALSRLGFHSGATVDLLTLHVRQNSHLYKQRHLQALLSNFSREGIVDSEFLQMYASATDFSRVASPQALISIACALADCGFRNSVVLKNIFNEALPLLPVLSLDDLANVYAAFAVLGAGRDGIGLHEIAEHLTQRLRSGMHNTEKGGFRGEILRIGTSPASSIDSRPDPQTGSTDSAAFAYSVSPQTISLSAALNLSISLLLEEGVGRRRDGRFLEKEKILREKHDDVESLRECGRTLSPDPSLLATDIAVFCLNMRSQSSNDASSGSVAPKQKPSSVFSSFPSVEEQRKLGLLHAALLLRVASGHAQKLDDRLGERVATTMQAVELLPSLVPFIARHPAAVPFRIQSTVSCTSPLRVPLRHVHRPLWLGDEGRRFPNGCDFLSSATESQDFLDAYRSVSAASPESSLVAHSAGVKPSEESESELSEVNLKKGCGVYSPVRAQGQNEETRPKGPCPYRHVCFIERSTRSGLAAIQSVLKKFFGISGTVFDCLSDGFLPEASDHVTLARKSGEPDRQEDSESRLSSGGCASRDEERETQSRRDASTNGNKLYWCPENGTGSGSRSMLGHNPYTGYLYLGPAETRKLEVEFESKLESKRERVGTSASSLRFRNRKHRLNGEQSVASTQAALHSDGGTAAPCHQRRHCGVVLLWGDAQHFWHNQITEEGPQEPSRSLNWNPQTAGDRRIDGFTLSVAAAFQLQCFESLFLGVPHHEIAAKLPTQETASDLIRDALEKSRDQTEGESRVRGRTRVVLVPHFIWNAAENDTDRAQFLLESIVNEVKQ from the exons ATGGCACCGCCGGTAACGGGGCTTCCGCATTCGTGCGTGAACGCCGCCATCTTCGCCTGCAGGACAAGGCGGAACCTGCCGTTTCTCCTGTGTAAAAagtgttttttttcttcggaaAACCAGTCATGcgagggacagagaagagcgaactCCTGGTGTCTAGGGCGTCGCCGCGCGTTCCACGAGAGGCATTTTTTCGCGAATTCCAAAGGATGTTGCGCCTACCCCCGACGGCGAGGCGGCCCCCAGAAACGACCACCAGCGAGGGCGGGGGAGAAGGGTCTGCCgtttctgtcgttttttcgAAGTGGATTGAGTCAGCTCAGCGCAGCTGACTTCCCACTCGGGGAAATTTCCTTCGTCATGACTGCGGACGCACCCGCCGTTGCGCCCCtcgcagaagcagacgatGCCGCACAAGCCTCAGGTGCGCCACAGAAACAGGCTGTTCGCGAGGCAACTGGATTTTTTCCATCTTCTAacgaagtgccgccggtGGCACATCATGAGTTTCCGGAGGCACCTGATCCGGCCGTGATGGAAACGAGTCTGAACGATCTGATGAACGAAGAAAATCGGGCGCAGTGGCTGCTAGGGACCTACCGAGCAGATGCCGACGGTCTAGCCGAAGCGGCTGCAGACAAAAAGACCCAAATTGCTGTGTTCCGAGCGACCGCTCTCCACAGACTAACCAGACAAAGGTGGCTGCTGAAACCCTTGAGGGCGAAAGTCCTTCAGAACATCGCGAGCTTCAGCGTGGAGGATATTGCGAGTCTAGCTCGCTTCATGCATCAG GTTGGGTACCTCCGCACGGATTTCCTGTACGCAGCTTCACCGGTGATAGCAAAGAATGCGCAACTTGCGTCGCCGGCAACCTGCTGTTTGCTTCTTGACGCGTTCGCGGCTCATCGGTTTCATCCGGAACAAGCAATTCGAGCTTTATGCGATCAGTTGCGGGTCAGCAACCTCCAGGAGCTAGGTCCAGCTCAGCTGGCCAGCCTCCTTAGCAGTCTCGCTCGACTCAGTCTTAGACAGGAGGTGCTTCTAGCGAAAGCCAGCGACAggctgctttctctgtggAGTCATTCCTCGTCAGGAAAGACACCCGACGAAATACCGGCCGCCCTTGGTACCGCAACAGGGGCAGTTGCGCTGCCAAGACGCCGGGAGACAAAACCCGAGCGGCGGTATTCCCCCCACGATGTCGCACAAACTGTTTACGGGTTGACGAAACTCCAGTACACCTTCCACCCGTTGACGGAGTGCGTGCTACGCAGCGTTCTGCCAGAAGTTGTTACTCGCATGCACTCTCACCAACTCACACTCGCTGCCGTGGCGATTCAGAGAATGCGAGAGCAGTCTGCAGTGGCATGTCAGTTTTCTGGGAGACTGAAATGCAACGGACGAACgccagcagaggcagaggttTCGTGCGAAATGCAGCGCAGTTCCAGCTCCGAGGAGCAGGGGTGGGGACTCGAGCGTCTTCAGGAAAAAGCATTTTGTCTCGTGGTGGACGAGGTTGGAAAACGCCTTCCGCAATTCAAAGCCGAA TCGATCTGCGTGGTTTTAAGCGCGTGTGCGGCATTAGGGGTCAAAGATAACTGGCTAGTTGCTCGGCTGATTGCCCAGCTACCCCGACTTCTTCTGACTTTCTACCCCGACGACGTCGTAGTCTTGGCCGACGCTTTGTCACGCTTGGGTTTCCACAGCGGCGCTACCGTGGACCTCCTTACTCTGCATGTCAGACAAAATAGTCATCTCTACAAGCAGCGCCATCTACAA GCTCTTCTTTCAAATTTTTCCCGGGAAGGCATAGTTGATTCAGAATTCCTTCAAATGTACGCCAGCGCAACAGATTTCTCTCGGGTCGCGAGTCCTCAAGCGTTAATCTCAATTGCGTGTGCACTGGCAGACTGCGGATTTAGGAATTCTGTCGTTCTCAAAAACATTTTCAACGAGGCGCTGCCCCTGTTGCCAGTGCTGTCATTAGATGATCTTGCCAACGTCTACGCGGCATTCGCTGTCCTAGGCGCTGGAAGGGACGGTATTGGCCTCCATGAAATCGCAGAGCATCTCACGCAAAGGCTACGCAGTGGAATGCATAACACGGAAAAGGGAGGGTTTCGCGGCGAAATATTACGCATAGGCACTTCGCCGGCTTCTTCGATAGATTCTCGTCCAGACCCGCAAACGGGATCAACGGACAGTGCCGCTTTCGCTTATTCAGTCTCTCCGCAGACAatttctctctcggcagCGCTGAACTTATCTATATCTCTTTTACTGGAAGAGGGAGTTGGTCGCAGACGAGATGGCCGATTTctcgaaaaggagaagatACTGCGTGAAAAACATGACGATGTGGAATCCCTTCGTGAATGCGGACGCACACTTTCTCCAGATCCCTCTCTCCTGGCCA CCGACATCGCCGTTTTCTGTTTGAACATGAGATCCCAGTCGTCGAACGATGCCTCCAGTGGATCCGTTGCCCCTAAGCAGAAACCAAGCAGCGTCTTTTCTTCATTTCCGTCAGTGGAGGAGCAGCGAAAACTGGGGCTTCTCCATgctgcccttcttcttcgggtCGCGAGTGGCCATGCACAAAAACTCGACGACCGTCTTGGTGAAAGGGTAGCAACGACGATGCAG GCCGTCGAACTGCTGCCAAGTCTGGTTCCCTTCATTGCCAGACATCCAGCAGCAGTTCCTTTCCGCATACAGTCTACAGTGTCGTGCACTTCTCCGCTACGCGTACCTCTCAGGCACGTTCACCGGCCGCTGTGGCTTGGggacgaagggagaagatTTCCGAATGGCTGTGATTTTCTATCTTCTGCAACTGAAAGCCAGGACTTCTTAGATGCCTATAGAAGCGTCTCAGCTGCGAGTCCAGAGTCTTCACTGGTCGCTCACTCAGCCGGCGTGAAACCGTCGGAAGAAAGTGAATCGGAGCTGTCGGAAGTGAATCTGAAGAAAGGCTGTGGGGTTTACTCCCCAGTACGCGCACAGGGGCAGAATGAAGAAACGAGGCCGAAAGGACCGTGCCCGTACAGACACGTTTGCTTCATTGAGAGAAGCACGCGGTCGGGCTTGGCGGCGATCCAGAGTGTTTTGAAGAAGTTTTTCGGTATTTCTGGGACCGTTTTTGACTGTTTGTCTGATGGGTTCCTCCCAGAAGCAAGCGACCACGTCACTCTTGCGAGGAAATCGGGAGAACCCGACAGACAGGAAGACTCTGAGTCTCGCCTCAGCAGCGGTGGCTGTGCATCCagggacgaagagagagaaacgcaaagcAGAAGGGACGCGTCAACAAATGGAAACAAGCTCTACTGGTGTCCAGAGAACGGTACAGGAAGCGGGTCACGGTCCATGTTGGGACACAATCCGTATACGGGATATCTTTATCTGGGACCGGCTGAGACACGAAAACTCGAGGTCGAGTTTGAAAGCAAGCTTGAGAGCAAGCGTGAAAGGGTTGGTACATCCGCTTCCTCATTGCGTTTCCGAAATCGGAAACACCGGTTGAACGGAGAGCAAAGCGTTGCGTCCACTCAAGCAGCTTTACATTCAGACGGTGGCACCGCTGCTCCTTGCCACCAACGACGACATTGTggcgtcgttcttctctgggGAGATGCGCAGCATTTCTGGCACAACCAAATAACTGAAGAAGGGCCGCAAGAGCCGTCTCGAAGCCTCAACTGGAATCCACAAACAGCCGGGGACAGACGGATTGACG GCTTcactctctccgtcgctgccGCGTTTCAGCTGCAATGTTTTGAGAGTCTCTTTCTTGGGGTTCCACACCACGAAATTGCAGCAAAGCTCCCAACACAAGAAACCGCGTCTGATCTTATTCGAGATGCACTGGAGAAATCACGAGATCAAACGGAGGGCGAGTCGCGTGTCAGAGGACGGACGCGCGTGGTACTCGTTCCGCATTTTATATG gaacGCCGCGGAGAACGATACTGACCGGGcgcagtttcttctcgagtCCATCGTAAATGAAGTCAAACAGTAG
- a CDS encoding hypothetical protein (encoded by transcript TGME49_299820), translating to MDASFYSPLTSVFEGHLQQPSLTLDLPLLHASRPHKLPPSLLLPTHAFLLPEVRPTAKQVLPLSLQSSHVFDCSFVPQHPSLLVCSSAPAGFVVALDLATGQAVQSFLLPPASSRLDGGNSVVSSLYTSTNPAYPALTAAHMHGDPSSPLLFLGTSVGDIFAYDLRFAGRGAGVYGHPTLHLERAHDGVVSSLRAGGGSNLSAARPPSLPSHVLVSGGLQDNWIRLFDLRFPFHYSVGFSETQGGSLSRTNRDRLARKQKSRGNVPYPMDALQLNPGCRSAEGGRNAFCSSAFSATQELLERSEGETSRDGVFDFDACEQLGENRIMRMRNSGGEGREVTLPCHCCSDTGSACGIVAMDLSPDSSLLAVAQLRAVLKETKAAPPMKDSLSPQREMKEANSLNSCMHNANRGALPVAVGATLERATDSKAVRSRAVKEWEADAMTPFSGVRTPEDRVEVQQAGSRQFGRNFDDPLPAGAGAAESETLRLGAPRGDLRLVESGSKSPGGCTPDVTHTRRNVWRVEGETTILSVSEGLKVMKTLAVADASFFTSVEFSRNGKHLLLGGGASESSFCVDCRACSCCCLCFASQRRRDKGPQWNDEDGLRSELRSQKVRNPPRVSLSGNDAADACQASPGSTPAPCSVVSTPDEDHENWKHPNRFVRRSLAEAERGPPQTPEARPAHRAQLVNILQSNRLAVLKSPADGALAFAESVLLQHSLSVETQPPSAFHSPVAWPPKGLDNVQISQVSPPPLLHSSHASASLRLRLFSPDSETLDRRRRAFWRASAAPFPHFSGDEDDFVLSPYSSSAARASQENKVNRDSGDHRDNAGGADHGAKGCTKGSTANEDGDKSRFGSSVASFASVPVNESSKPLASRERTEERMEQRTEERRETRIGQRGEERRKERGAVTSREGALESAGRQATTPFPKCHPQISQFLSACGPLHPQWGRPSCMHDRFVVGLWGGLVAGIGGSPLYPGLKLWQATTGVVLSWTEGVLATPEAVRCVRGHSDLSTGLLVTAGALPVDLAVEKENRLPSSGGLSTGQWQRKGAFCSQTQGERKRATRPGVTLWSIVHRDVLLETALKKQDEGESDFLLVDPDDEGGPF from the exons ATGGATGCCTCGTTCTACTCCCCGCTGACGAGCGTCTTCGAGGGTCACTTGCAGCAGCCGTCACTGACATTGGATCTTCCGCTGCTCCACGCCTCGCGGCCGCACAAACTACCGCCTTCGCTCTTGCTTCCGACAcacgcgtttctgcttccgGAGGTTCGGCCGACCGCGAAACAggttctgcctctctctcttcagtcgTCTCATGTCTTCGACTGCTCCTTCGTGCCGCAGCACCCGtcgctcctcgtctgctCGTCAGCGCCTGCGGGATTCGTCGTCGCGCTCGATCTCGCGACCGGCCAAGCCGTCCAGAGCTTCCTTCTGCCCCCTGCGAGTTCCCGACTCGACGGCGGAAACAGCGTAGTCTCTTCCTTGTACACTTCGACGAACCCTGCGTACCCCGCACTGACTGCAGCGCACATGCACGGAGatccttcctcgccgctccTTTTCCTGGGGACCTCCGTCGGCGACATCTTCGCGTACGACCTGCGGTTCGCTGGCCGCGGCGCCGgggtgtatggacacccCACGCTTCACCTGGAGCGAGCGCACGATGGCgtcgtctcttcgcttcgcgCAGGCGGAGGCTCGAACCTGTCTGCCGCGCGtccgccgtctctccccaGCCACGTCTTGGTCTCTGGTGGTCTGCAGGACAACTGGATTCGGCTCTTCGATCTCCGGTTTCCCTTCCACTACAGCGTGGGCTTCTCAGAGACGCAAGGGGGAAGTCTTTCGAGAACTAACAGGGATCGTCTCGCCCGGAAACAAAAGAGCCGAGGGAACGTCCCGTACCCGATGGATGCGCTGCAGCTGAATCCTGGATGTCGATCTGCAGAGggcggaagaaacgcgttctGTTCTTCCGCTTTTTCGGCAACACAAGAGTTGCTCGAACGCTCAGAGGGCGAGACCAGTCGAGACGGAGTCTTCGATTTCGACGCTTGCGAACAACTCGGAGAAAACCGTATTATGAGGATGAGAAACTCCGGGggcgaagggagagaagtgACCCTCCCCTGCCACTGCTGTAGTGACACTGGATCCGCGTGCGGCATTGTCGCGATGGACCTGTCACCAgattcttcgcttctcgcggtTGCGCAGCTGCGCGCCGTTttgaaagaaacaaaggccGCTCCCCCCATGAAGGActccctctctccacagagagagatgaaggagGCGAACAGCCTCaacagctgcatgcataACGCGAACAGAGGCGCGCTTCCGGTGGCGGTAGGAGCGACTCTGGAGAGAGCCACAGACAGCAAGGCTGTGCGAAGCAGAGCCGTGAAGGAATGGGAAGCTGACGCGATGACTCCGttttcgggtgtacgtacacctgaagACAGGGTGGAGGTGCAGCAGGCGGGGAGTCGACAGTTTGGTCGCAACTTTGACGATCCTCTACCGGCAGGGGCGGGTGCGGCTGAATCGGAGACGCTTCGCCTGGGTGCCCCGCGAGGGGATCTGCGTCTTGTCGAGTCCGGCTCAAAATCCCCGggtggatgtacacccgaCGTCACGCACACCCGGAGGAATGTGTGGCGGGTTGAGGGCGAGACGACGATCCTTAGCGTTTCAGAGGGTCTGAAAGTGATGAAGACGCTGGCGGTTGCGGACGCGTCTTTCTTCACGTCTGTCGAGTTCAGTCGAAACGGCAAGCATCTCCTCCTGGGCGGGGGCGCGAGCGAAAGCAGCTTCTGTGTCGACTGTCGCGCGTGCAGTTGCTGCTGCCTGTGCTTCGCTTCGCAGCGACGTCGTGATAAAGGCCCCCAGTGGAACGATGAGGACGGCTTGCGCTCAGAACTCCGGAGTCAAAAGGTCCGGAATCCGCCCAGGGTGTCTCTGAGTGGCAACGACGCCGCAGACGCCTGCCAAGCGTCTCCCGGGTCCACACCCGCTCCCTGCTCGGTTGTCAGTACACCCGACGAGGACCACGAGAACTGGAAACACCCGAACAGATTCGTCCGGCGCAGTCTCGCAGAGGCCGAGCGAGGTCCGCCCCAGACGCCCGAGGCACGGCCGGCCCACCGAGCTCAGCTGGTGAACATTTTGCAGTCCAATCGCCTGGCCGTTTTGAAATCCCCGGCAGACGgagctctcgccttcgcagaATCCGTGCTTCTTCAACATTCGCTTTCTGTGGAGACACAACCGCCCTCTGCCTTCCACTCGCCCGTCGCCTGGCCCCCGAAAGGCTTGGACAACGTGCAGATCTCTCAAGTGTCTCCGCCGCCCTTGCTCCATTCTTCGCATGCTTCAGCGTCTCTACGACTAAGACTCTTCTCGCCAGACAGCGAAACGCTCGACCGGAGACGCCGCGCCTTCTGGAGGGCGTCCGCTGCTCCGTTTCCCCACTTCTctggcgacgaagacgattTCGTGCTGTCGCCCTATTCCTCCTCTGCGGCTCGTGCCTCTCAAGAAAACAAAGtcaacagagacagcggagatCATCGGGATAATGCAGGTGGTGCGGATCATGGAGCCAAAGGATGCACCAAAGGCTCCACAGCcaacgaagacggagacaaaagCCGTTTCGGgtcttctgttgcttctttcgcttcaGTTCCAGTGAATGAGAGCTCGAAGCCGTTGGCATCGCGAGAAAGAACTGAAGAAAGAATGgagcagagaacagaagagagaagagaaacacggatagggcagagaggagaagagagaagaaaagagagaggagcggtCACGTCTCGCGAGGGCGCGCTTGAGTCTGCGGGCCGGCAGGCAACGACGCCGTTCCCGAAATGCCATCCTCAGATTTCTCAGTTCCTCTCCGCCTGTGGGCCTCTGCATCCACAGTGGGGGAGAccgagctgcatgcacgaccGATTTGTTGTCGGGCTGTGGGGTGGCCTCGTCGCAGGCATTGGCGGGTCGCCTCTCTATCCAGGACTCAAACTCTGGCAAGCAACTACTGGCGTCGTGCTCAGCTGGACGGAGGGCGTTCTC GCGACACCCGAGGCTGTTCGGTGTGTTCGTGGCCACTCCGACTTGAGCACAGGGTTGCTGGTGACAGCGGGAGCGCTGCCGGTCGATTTGGCGGTCGAAAAAGAAAATCGTTTACCCTCTTCTGGAGGACTCAGCACGGGGCAGTGGCAGAGAAAAGGTGCCTTCTGTTCTCAAACACAAGGCGAAAGAAAGCGGGCCACGCGGCCTGGAGTGACCCTCTGGTCGATTGTACACAGAGATGTGTTGCTGGAGACCGctctgaaaaaacaggaCGAAGGCGAATCAGACTTTCTCTTGGTGGATCCAGATGATGAGGGTGGTCCTTTCTAG